A genomic stretch from Elusimicrobiota bacterium includes:
- a CDS encoding lamin tail domain-containing protein has translation MAKFYRFIDEQGKRHLSAVYKTDKTDKTGNKVIKKWFTGLLLSHFLTFSLSHFLFSAPWWDLRFTDGNNGTYDTSIENMLESYILGSSSMVYLANYSIPSVDTKITTSMNNRDSADLDVKYVGDGDEGNYTGLQAGIPAVLEPAGSPIMHNKFLIIDPNSSTKRKLVTGTGNYTSGGWGTQDNAWLTITDTNIINKYVAEYNELFGGTFHGGSATSNPITTANGITVHTLFSSEDGPWLVNNIVDTTIRAATESVFFETTSHDPTDTGTLDFDEAIWSVLDDAEKPNFFCEGVVNSMGGNQPTFSGTALTNYNNKGGYIRQSAETSYDKHHLKYVVIDMDWIGVGSMNANKSSSEYIGASGNDENHIFINDFRLARAFMKEFSRHYKLDNTVGSVDNSDVTEPHDWTAPADPTGLSVTPTANSFDVTWTAPADPGDFSRYYIFISTLNTIATAKNEITEADGSFRASVLRPEMQKKGLTTTSATLTTYNEGDTLVSGKNYYIGVVSVDKFGNESSALTGGPYQLGGNQPPNNPASMGQYKSDGITVITEGGTTDESTVNFKATISDPDAGNVKLQVEVKPTASAFDGTGLLDSGFVASGSVVTLSSTSMPNDNYHWRAVVIDTCSASSSWLEFGTAGNTDFTVNVTGPNNPPNAPTGGTTTPDGSVNWINDNTPQFSWTFSDPDTGDTQSAYQLTTSVGYDTLKTASASSSHTPASALADGNYTWNVMVWDNNDAVSPVSSTWTVKIDATSPTTPAGFDAGYNGTSSTLTWSAASDATSGIKNYKIYRATVTITDANRAGYFLANDDATPGYTDSTVQLGKTYYYVVTTLDNAENESSVSNNRQVICGVAPNPDDIVINEVFPDPPGADGAAELVELYNKGNTSVNINGWLFAERGEAGDGISDYTGAHDKGQAGTTLQPGWYALIVDSDYDGSYTTCINAHANTSNLIMVTMSGSFGLANGGDTVWISTKDASNNTIITSSFTWLSSTAGKSWEKIYSTGTAIDRSDSGNWDYSTHVHFSTYCTPGFANSVSPVPDTFAPGKVGLVTPVNNAVNVATTTALTVNVSTDATPDIYYYIELALDSGFTTGLQNSGWITSTSWNPTLGYDTIYYWRVKAKDSAPTPNETTFKGHTLDAAGYGTFTTVAPNNPPNAPTGGTTTPDGSTSWINNNKPEFAWTFSDPDAGNTQSAYQLTTSVGYDTLKTASATSSHTPASALPDGEYTWNVKVWDNNDAVSPTSVNWTVKIDASIDNPSALDVGYNLTSATLTWTAADTTPSGLKTYKIYRATYSFSATTDPNVTDLNGATLVTVSTYTDSTVSTNKTYYYGVTAVDNATNISLLSNIKSVTTTNFAKNPKDGTDADWLGTPPTQYNSATISNNEWIWKDSINDNRKYVIAEDPNWDITEFRVTADAEKIYFLVRLNDITALAQPHINIALDNDIDGTGVDWLGNLAATTLGADYHLTAADHYAERQICIHQPTGFLGKIELYAESGNWYAPPTNLDGDGNGDDYNDVNVTNNYIEFGVDRTDLGIDGDKTIRLTVAAFRNDEAVGWNNNGDTTVDNSGSDANDVVGIPKYGLNDLNNDYGTYASEVDDGDIDFWVQLKIAANGAITNTIPNTVVNLQPLDNGTTTSTTPTLSWNTSTDPDTGDAVTSYLLEFNNSDSLDGTVMYRLNMTSTSYTIPSALTVGTTYYWRVSARDSCGTLSTQPTQKFQVVAANNPPNAPTGGKTTPDGSTSWINNNKPEFAWTFSDPDAGDDQSAFQLITTGGYDSGKISSSTKSHTPPSPLSDGEYTWNVKVWDNKDAVSPVSSNWTVKIDVTDPPEPASFDAGYNGTSSTLTWSASTDATSGLKNYRIYRGPVAIDDTNKSSYLLADDDATPGYTDTSVSAGQTYYYAVTALDYAGNESVPSVNKTVSIPIANLLPSATGQWHFGFEADGATLDSPLCWQEPGTGSASVDNFGAASPHEGSRVCRFDNLTSAYGARTIISATCTVTAGNSYNVGIWAYVPALAGAITDVKFKIGIKWYDASGSFLIENSTADITLAAYDTWQKLTYTNVTAPSGATGGRLFADAYESNALDYDPYLDDAEFILGAAADTSAPGKVGLVTPANNAVNVSTTATLTVNTSTDTTTPVYYWIQIALDSAFTTGLKETGWQTSTSTSPVLANDTTYYWRVKAKDSTTTPNETTYKGHTLDADGYGKFVTAAGAVINNPPTAPTNGATNPDGSVNWINDPTPQFTWTFNDPDAGDSQSAFTWTATGPASSDTGKLFSTSSSYTPGSALADGTWTWQVMCWDLANSSSPWSASWTVKIDVAAPTTIGDVSASLLGGSIQLNWSAPTDTSGVKNYKIWRSTQTSPTLGANPVLIATDDAIAGYIDSSPIYGTTNYYYVSTVDNATNESALSAPVASCYIGPAGHIVISEVAVGVGSAAEEFVELYNPTDSDIDLKVLPNGGGILRLKTEASPSNGPTITWINQIIRAHGYFLFASSPAVNGVAADATYAAGLDSDSGVSITTQYHVWIDSVAWGTTPTAKFIETTAIGTSLGTGDSIERKANASSTATTMKTGGVDELEGNGYDTDNNLNDFVVHLGFLNPQNSGSTREPVIGNITLSNYDVWPDTDIATATFDYKVKYVNAVSSNVAPLISQVVIDGTPFSLTKQGIDPYDNAFYQYSTTLSTGTHTYHFYFDDGIGNTGRAPEEGEFNGPAVGPELEKLSAYGNLTTNPTDYAPVPVTATKTLYAYLAPGSYGWSNYVSSITYWTSTSISTRTKAMNYSGTNETYNYDVFWVELSSGTDYRAGEWFYFYVRAGDKNTQPPTFKFTDDMADENLDLWVSIAESPNQNTVNSAHLFFIGTAAPSPGSYEAKIAKRDEPTITSDAEGFLNDFNSEWIPGWRFGDAVDDGAPNNLTYNNWDIAVSVSLSPSGQKANCTFYYTTNGNTPTTSDWSFSGGASQSNNSNWNKYDNTTTGMADIRGFFPADLNAAGTTIWILAVGSDGLGGGPYTQYFKYSVGATPGTPEGDNDNKIVLGRGTELDGRYGKYPTTDFNNYSPLRHSQNEPLSSTNQICYFSTGTTATHGDNLQINASNLTVAIADGFRDVFYSDQLRFYLRTAFCDISEVSVSTPTQAYIVWQATTVATPTNWGDCIALLKYDSFGDDNHQPHYLKYHWLVAENSSLEGYSPANPSDCTKGAPEGAEVKYVFKVRDNQSTSELDYRWIYKGAGGTQRITSNAATAQASPFTYKVLQDDYTRPVAYLPYTIPGVGSITNGGVLPSTHSAPSWPSQVLGSTTTSCGSTIEQVRIYVGLFDTANGRFTNAGMSYGTSMFIDNPNYVHNTFRDPQITDNSLYYGNNVPAVNTLPTSQNSGIKGGRTEDAYDEGLEGRTTIGRRYAHDVLCYYVWRRPASSVATNQWSWIDIDGTVNGAEVADYSGTNLADSTYQMIRIGNVDKQATEDDSYTSVESSAATAGYISGIVSMSPLQVDSDGNGIWMANIPAPSDYDIMYSSVCFLYYRLWACNGDNDPQAYYNEVHGGCNPIPTVTGTNYAGSHRNRIIWGDSIADPYEKTFDDSSDVCRCGRVHDRDYGWVDITRFAGKIVSPPRVMIKSRVTVGGVTRTITTYLKVDPVTKKPTNIISTQVGTD, from the coding sequence ATGGCTAAATTTTACAGGTTTATTGACGAACAAGGTAAACGGCACTTAAGTGCCGTTTACAAAACGGACAAAACAGACAAAACGGGAAACAAAGTCATAAAAAAATGGTTTACTGGGCTTTTACTTTCTCACTTTCTCACTTTCTCACTTTCTCACTTTCTTTTCAGTGCACCCTGGTGGGACCTGCGTTTCACCGATGGGAACAACGGCACATATGATACCTCAATTGAAAACATGCTGGAAAGTTACATCTTGGGCTCATCGTCAATGGTATATCTGGCAAACTATTCTATACCATCGGTTGATACGAAAATTACAACCTCTATGAATAACCGTGATAGTGCAGACCTTGATGTAAAATATGTTGGTGATGGTGATGAGGGAAATTATACCGGTTTACAGGCAGGTATTCCAGCTGTGCTTGAACCTGCAGGCAGTCCTATCATGCATAACAAATTCTTAATTATTGACCCGAACTCATCAACTAAAAGAAAATTAGTAACTGGAACCGGAAATTACACTTCCGGTGGATGGGGAACACAGGATAACGCATGGCTGACTATCACAGATACCAATATAATAAACAAATATGTCGCTGAATATAACGAACTATTTGGTGGAACTTTTCACGGTGGGAGTGCAACATCTAATCCGATTACCACTGCAAACGGTATTACGGTTCATACGCTTTTTTCATCTGAAGACGGTCCGTGGCTTGTTAACAATATTGTTGACACCACAATCCGTGCAGCAACCGAGAGCGTATTTTTTGAGACAACCAGTCATGATCCAACAGATACGGGCACGCTTGATTTTGATGAAGCAATCTGGTCTGTTTTAGACGATGCTGAAAAACCAAACTTTTTCTGTGAAGGTGTTGTTAATTCTATGGGTGGCAATCAACCAACTTTCTCAGGAACCGCACTTACCAATTACAATAATAAAGGTGGTTATATCCGTCAGTCAGCAGAGACATCATATGACAAACACCACTTAAAATATGTTGTTATTGATATGGACTGGATCGGTGTTGGCTCTATGAATGCAAACAAATCATCTTCCGAATATATCGGTGCATCAGGCAACGATGAGAACCACATTTTTATAAACGATTTCCGTCTTGCAAGAGCGTTTATGAAAGAGTTCTCAAGACATTATAAATTAGATAATACAGTCGGTTCTGTTGACAATTCTGATGTCACCGAGCCACACGATTGGACAGCACCTGCAGATCCTACAGGGCTATCTGTTACACCTACTGCGAATTCATTTGATGTTACCTGGACAGCACCTGCAGATCCCGGCGATTTCTCAAGATACTATATTTTTATCTCAACATTAAATACAATCGCAACCGCAAAAAATGAAATTACAGAAGCAGATGGTTCCTTCCGTGCATCAGTTTTAAGACCTGAAATGCAGAAAAAAGGGCTTACTACAACCTCCGCAACACTCACAACCTATAATGAAGGCGATACACTTGTTTCCGGAAAAAACTATTATATCGGCGTTGTCTCTGTAGATAAATTCGGGAATGAATCATCAGCACTCACTGGCGGGCCTTATCAACTTGGCGGCAATCAGCCGCCAAACAATCCGGCATCAATGGGACAGTATAAATCAGATGGTATAACAGTAATTACAGAAGGCGGGACAACTGATGAATCAACAGTAAATTTCAAAGCAACTATTTCAGACCCTGATGCCGGGAATGTAAAATTACAGGTAGAAGTGAAACCGACAGCGAGCGCATTTGATGGTACTGGTTTATTAGATTCCGGCTTTGTTGCAAGTGGCTCTGTTGTAACTTTATCAAGCACTTCTATGCCAAACGATAATTATCACTGGCGGGCAGTAGTTATTGATACCTGTTCTGCAAGTTCTTCATGGCTGGAATTCGGTACTGCAGGAAACACTGATTTTACTGTGAATGTTACAGGACCCAACAATCCACCAAATGCACCCACAGGTGGAACAACCACGCCTGATGGCTCTGTTAACTGGATAAATGATAATACTCCACAATTTTCATGGACTTTTTCAGACCCTGATACAGGCGATACACAGTCTGCATACCAACTCACAACCTCAGTTGGCTACGATACACTCAAAACAGCATCAGCAAGCTCGTCACATACGCCAGCTTCAGCACTTGCAGATGGAAATTATACCTGGAATGTAATGGTCTGGGATAATAACGATGCAGTAAGTCCTGTAAGTTCAACTTGGACCGTAAAAATTGATGCCACATCACCTACAACTCCAGCTGGGTTTGATGCCGGATATAATGGCACTTCTTCCACACTTACCTGGAGTGCAGCATCAGATGCAACTTCTGGTATAAAAAATTACAAAATTTACAGAGCAACTGTTACCATAACAGATGCAAACAGAGCAGGTTATTTTTTAGCAAATGATGATGCAACACCGGGCTACACTGACTCAACGGTTCAACTTGGTAAAACATATTATTATGTTGTAACAACTCTGGATAATGCCGAAAATGAGAGTTCTGTTTCAAATAATAGACAGGTTATCTGTGGAGTAGCACCAAATCCAGATGACATTGTAATAAACGAGGTATTTCCAGACCCACCCGGTGCGGATGGTGCTGCTGAACTTGTTGAATTGTACAATAAAGGTAATACATCAGTAAATATAAACGGCTGGCTTTTTGCAGAACGCGGTGAAGCAGGTGATGGTATCTCTGATTACACCGGTGCACATGATAAAGGACAGGCAGGAACTACTCTTCAACCTGGCTGGTATGCTTTAATTGTTGATAGTGATTATGATGGTTCTTACACAACCTGTATAAATGCGCATGCTAATACATCAAACCTGATAATGGTAACAATGTCTGGTTCTTTTGGACTTGCCAACGGTGGCGATACTGTTTGGATTTCTACAAAAGATGCGTCAAACAATACCATCATTACCAGTTCGTTCACTTGGTTAAGTTCAACCGCTGGTAAATCCTGGGAGAAAATATATTCAACAGGGACTGCAATTGACAGGTCTGATTCAGGCAACTGGGATTATTCAACACATGTCCATTTTTCAACTTATTGCACACCGGGATTTGCAAACAGTGTCTCACCGGTTCCTGATACATTTGCACCCGGGAAGGTTGGGCTTGTAACACCTGTAAATAATGCGGTAAATGTTGCAACCACAACTGCACTCACTGTAAATGTTTCAACTGATGCAACGCCAGATATCTATTATTATATTGAATTAGCACTGGATAGTGGGTTCACAACCGGGTTACAAAACTCCGGCTGGATTACTTCAACAAGTTGGAATCCGACACTTGGATATGATACAATTTACTACTGGCGGGTTAAAGCGAAGGACTCAGCACCAACTCCAAATGAGACGACTTTTAAGGGGCATACACTTGATGCAGCCGGCTACGGAACTTTTACAACTGTTGCACCTAATAATCCACCAAATGCACCAACAGGTGGAACAACTACACCCGACGGCTCTACAAGTTGGATAAACAATAATAAGCCAGAATTCGCATGGACTTTTTCAGACCCTGATGCAGGTAATACACAATCTGCATACCAATTAACAACTTCCGTTGGTTATGATACACTCAAAACTGCTTCTGCAACCTCTTCACATACACCTGCGTCTGCACTTCCAGATGGTGAGTATACCTGGAATGTTAAAGTCTGGGATAATAACGATGCAGTCAGCCCAACAAGTGTTAACTGGACTGTTAAAATAGATGCGAGTATTGACAACCCAAGCGCACTGGATGTCGGCTATAATCTTACCTCTGCAACACTTACCTGGACCGCCGCAGATACAACACCGTCGGGCTTGAAAACTTACAAAATCTATCGTGCAACATATTCGTTTTCAGCAACTACAGACCCGAATGTAACAGACCTGAATGGTGCTACTTTAGTAACTGTCTCAACTTATACTGATTCAACTGTTTCTACGAATAAAACATATTATTACGGTGTCACCGCGGTTGATAACGCTACAAACATATCTTTACTCTCAAATATAAAATCAGTCACCACTACAAATTTTGCTAAAAATCCAAAAGATGGTACTGATGCCGACTGGCTAGGTACACCACCAACACAGTACAATTCCGCTACCATCTCTAATAATGAATGGATTTGGAAAGATAGCATAAATGATAACCGTAAATATGTTATTGCGGAAGACCCGAATTGGGATATAACAGAATTCCGTGTTACCGCAGATGCAGAAAAGATATACTTTCTTGTCCGATTGAATGATATCACAGCACTCGCTCAGCCACATATAAATATCGCATTAGATAATGATATTGATGGTACTGGTGTTGACTGGCTTGGTAATTTGGCAGCTACAACTTTAGGTGCTGATTACCATTTAACCGCAGCAGACCATTATGCAGAACGACAAATTTGTATCCATCAACCAACCGGTTTTCTCGGCAAAATAGAACTCTATGCAGAATCAGGAAACTGGTATGCGCCACCAACAAACTTAGATGGTGATGGTAATGGTGACGATTACAATGATGTGAATGTAACAAATAATTATATTGAGTTCGGTGTTGACCGAACTGATTTAGGTATAGATGGTGATAAGACAATCCGGCTTACAGTTGCTGCGTTTCGGAATGATGAGGCTGTAGGCTGGAATAACAATGGCGACACCACCGTTGATAATTCCGGCTCTGATGCTAATGATGTTGTCGGTATACCAAAATACGGATTGAATGACCTTAATAATGATTACGGTACATATGCAAGTGAAGTTGATGACGGTGATATAGATTTCTGGGTCCAGTTAAAAATAGCTGCAAACGGCGCTATCACAAACACGATACCAAATACAGTTGTCAATTTGCAACCACTTGATAACGGAACAACAACCTCTACAACACCTACACTCTCCTGGAACACTTCAACCGACCCTGATACAGGTGATGCTGTCACTTCATATCTGTTAGAATTTAATAATTCAGATAGTCTTGATGGTACCGTAATGTATCGGCTGAATATGACAAGCACATCTTATACAATCCCATCGGCATTAACTGTTGGCACAACATACTACTGGCGGGTCTCTGCAAGAGATAGCTGCGGAACACTTTCTACACAGCCAACCCAGAAGTTTCAGGTAGTAGCAGCAAATAATCCACCAAATGCACCAACAGGTGGCAAAACCACACCTGATGGTTCTACAAGCTGGATAAACAATAATAAACCAGAATTCGCATGGACTTTTTCAGACCCTGATGCAGGTGATGACCAGTCTGCATTTCAGTTAATAACAACAGGTGGCTATGATTCCGGCAAAATTAGCTCATCTACTAAATCACATACACCTCCGTCCCCACTTTCAGATGGCGAGTATACCTGGAATGTTAAGGTCTGGGATAATAAGGATGCTGTAAGCCCTGTAAGTTCCAACTGGACCGTAAAAATTGATGTAACAGACCCGCCGGAACCAGCTTCGTTTGATGCAGGCTACAACGGCACTTCTTCAACACTTACATGGTCTGCTTCAACAGATGCAACTTCCGGCTTGAAAAATTACCGGATTTACAGAGGACCTGTTGCAATAGATGATACCAATAAATCCAGTTATCTTTTGGCAGATGACGATGCAACACCCGGCTATACTGATACAAGCGTCTCTGCAGGACAGACATATTATTATGCAGTAACAGCACTGGATTATGCTGGAAACGAATCCGTCCCATCAGTCAACAAAACAGTGTCTATACCAATCGCTAATTTACTCCCATCCGCAACAGGGCAGTGGCATTTCGGGTTTGAAGCAGATGGTGCAACACTGGATTCTCCACTCTGCTGGCAGGAACCCGGAACGGGCTCGGCATCCGTTGACAATTTCGGAGCCGCATCGCCACATGAAGGCAGCCGCGTCTGCCGGTTTGATAACCTTACATCAGCGTACGGAGCAAGAACAATTATATCGGCAACCTGCACGGTAACTGCAGGGAACAGTTATAACGTAGGCATCTGGGCATATGTACCCGCACTTGCAGGTGCTATTACCGATGTTAAATTCAAAATAGGAATAAAATGGTACGATGCAAGCGGCTCATTCTTAATTGAAAATTCTACAGCTGATATTACTCTTGCTGCATATGATACCTGGCAAAAATTAACATATACTAATGTAACTGCACCATCAGGTGCAACTGGCGGCCGATTGTTCGCAGATGCATATGAATCAAACGCACTGGATTACGACCCGTATCTTGATGATGCTGAATTTATACTCGGCGCTGCAGCAGATACTTCTGCACCGGGTAAAGTTGGGCTTGTAACACCTGCAAATAATGCGGTAAATGTATCAACTACTGCTACACTTACTGTGAATACTTCTACCGATACTACTACACCTGTATATTACTGGATACAAATTGCGCTTGATTCTGCATTCACAACAGGATTGAAAGAAACCGGCTGGCAAACATCAACATCTACTTCGCCAGTATTGGCTAATGATACTACATACTACTGGCGGGTGAAAGCGAAGGATTCCACAACAACTCCGAATGAGACAACTTACAAAGGGCATACACTGGATGCTGATGGCTATGGTAAGTTCGTCACTGCAGCAGGTGCGGTTATCAATAATCCGCCAACCGCACCGACAAATGGCGCTACCAATCCTGATGGCTCTGTTAACTGGATAAATGACCCTACACCACAATTTACTTGGACTTTTAACGACCCTGATGCAGGAGACAGTCAGTCCGCATTTACATGGACCGCAACAGGTCCGGCGAGTTCTGATACCGGCAAACTTTTCTCAACTTCTTCTTCTTATACACCCGGCTCTGCTTTGGCGGACGGAACATGGACCTGGCAGGTAATGTGCTGGGATTTAGCCAATTCATCCAGTCCGTGGAGCGCCTCATGGACGGTAAAAATTGATGTCGCCGCACCGACCACAATAGGAGATGTTTCCGCATCGCTTTTGGGAGGCAGCATACAACTCAACTGGTCGGCGCCGACGGATACATCGGGAGTAAAAAATTACAAAATTTGGCGTTCAACCCAAACATCCCCGACATTAGGTGCAAATCCCGTTCTAATCGCTACCGACGACGCAATTGCCGGATATATTGATTCATCACCTATATATGGCACAACCAATTATTATTATGTGTCAACCGTTGATAACGCTACAAACGAGTCGGCGCTTTCAGCACCAGTCGCATCTTGCTATATAGGTCCTGCAGGGCATATTGTAATCAGCGAGGTAGCAGTCGGCGTAGGGAGCGCTGCGGAAGAATTTGTAGAACTTTACAATCCAACTGATAGCGATATTGACCTGAAAGTACTGCCAAATGGCGGCGGGATATTACGATTAAAAACAGAAGCATCGCCTTCTAATGGTCCTACTATAACTTGGATAAACCAGATAATACGGGCGCATGGCTATTTCCTGTTCGCTTCAAGCCCGGCAGTAAATGGTGTCGCCGCGGATGCCACATATGCTGCAGGACTGGATTCCGACAGCGGTGTTTCTATCACAACGCAATACCATGTCTGGATAGACAGCGTTGCATGGGGAACAACGCCGACAGCAAAATTTATTGAAACAACCGCTATCGGCACCTCTCTCGGAACCGGTGATTCAATAGAAAGAAAGGCGAACGCTTCGTCAACCGCAACAACTATGAAAACCGGCGGGGTGGACGAACTGGAAGGAAACGGTTACGATACCGATAATAATTTAAACGATTTTGTGGTCCATCTGGGATTCCTTAATCCACAAAACTCCGGCTCTACAAGAGAGCCAGTAATTGGAAATATCACACTATCTAATTACGATGTCTGGCCAGATACCGATATCGCTACCGCAACATTTGATTATAAAGTAAAATATGTAAACGCTGTCTCCAGCAATGTCGCACCGCTAATTAGCCAAGTTGTGATTGATGGCACACCATTTTCACTTACCAAACAAGGTATTGATCCATATGACAATGCGTTTTATCAGTACTCAACTACGCTTTCAACTGGAACGCATACATATCATTTCTACTTTGATGATGGTATCGGTAATACTGGCAGAGCGCCTGAAGAGGGAGAATTTAACGGACCCGCAGTAGGTCCTGAATTAGAAAAATTATCCGCTTACGGCAACCTTACAACTAACCCGACTGATTATGCACCGGTGCCAGTCACCGCAACCAAAACATTATATGCATATTTAGCACCGGGCTCTTACGGCTGGTCTAACTATGTTTCAAGTATCACTTACTGGACTTCAACCTCTATATCAACCAGAACAAAAGCGATGAACTACAGCGGCACAAATGAGACCTATAACTACGATGTATTCTGGGTAGAGTTATCCAGTGGTACCGACTACAGAGCAGGTGAATGGTTTTACTTCTATGTTCGCGCAGGTGACAAGAATACACAGCCACCAACATTCAAATTCACAGACGATATGGCTGATGAAAATCTTGATTTGTGGGTTTCAATTGCAGAATCACCAAACCAAAATACTGTTAACTCAGCCCACCTGTTCTTTATTGGCACAGCCGCACCATCACCAGGAAGTTATGAAGCTAAAATCGCTAAACGCGATGAGCCAACTATTACATCAGATGCAGAAGGTTTCCTGAATGATTTCAATTCAGAATGGATACCGGGCTGGAGATTTGGGGATGCTGTAGATGATGGCGCACCGAATAATCTTACATATAATAATTGGGATATTGCGGTAAGCGTTTCTCTGTCACCCAGCGGGCAAAAAGCAAACTGCACATTCTACTATACAACTAACGGTAATACTCCAACAACAAGCGATTGGTCGTTTTCAGGCGGTGCTTCACAATCAAATAATTCAAACTGGAATAAATACGATAATACAACTACCGGTATGGCGGATATACGCGGCTTCTTCCCGGCTGACTTAAATGCCGCAGGCACTACTATCTGGATTTTAGCAGTCGGCTCTGATGGTTTAGGTGGGGGACCTTATACTCAATACTTTAAGTACTCGGTTGGCGCGACACCCGGCACACCAGAAGGCGATAATGATAATAAAATTGTTTTAGGTAGAGGTACTGAGCTGGACGGCAGATACGGCAAATACCCAACAACCGATTTCAACAACTACTCACCATTGAGACATTCACAAAACGAGCCACTCTCATCAACTAACCAGATATGCTATTTCTCAACTGGAACTACTGCTACGCATGGCGATAATCTACAAATCAACGCCTCAAACCTGACTGTTGCTATCGCAGATGGTTTCAGAGATGTATTCTATTCAGACCAGTTAAGGTTCTATCTAAGAACTGCGTTTTGCGATATTTCTGAGGTTAGCGTCTCAACACCAACCCAAGCGTATATCGTCTGGCAGGCAACAACAGTTGCTACACCAACTAATTGGGGTGATTGCATAGCACTACTGAAATATGATTCGTTTGGTGACGACAATCATCAGCCGCATTATCTGAAATATCACTGGCTGGTAGCAGAAAATAGTTCGTTAGAGGGCTACTCGCCTGCTAATCCATCTGACTGCACAAAAGGCGCACCGGAAGGTGCAGAAGTAAAATATGTGTTCAAAGTGCGTGATAATCAGTCAACATCTGAACTTGATTACAGATGGATTTACAAAGGTGCTGGTGGCACACAACGTATCACCAGTAACGCAGCAACCGCACAGGCGAGTCCATTCACATATAAAGTGCTACAAGACGACTACACACGACCTGTCGCATATCTGCCTTATACTATCCCAGGTGTTGGCAGTATAACTAATGGTGGTGTGCTGCCATCAACACATTCTGCACCTTCATGGCCTTCACAGGTGCTCGGCTCTACAACAACAAGCTGTGGCTCTACTATTGAGCAGGTTAGAATCTATGTCGGCTTGTTTGATACCGCAAATGGTAGATTCACAAATGCCGGTATGTCTTACGGGACTTCAATGTTTATTGATAACCCAAATTATGTCCATAATACATTCAGAGACCCACAGATTACTGATAATTCGCTTTATTATGGGAACAATGTCCCTGCAGTCAATACATTACCAACATCCCAGAACTCAGGTATTAAAGGCGGTAGAACCGAGGACGCATATGACGAAGGGCTTGAAGGCAGAACAACGATTGGTAGAAGATATGCACATGATGTCCTGTGTTATTATGTCTGGCGACGACCTGCATCATCAGTTGCGACAAACCAGTGGTCCTGGATAGATATTGACGGCACTGTGAATGGCGCAGAAGTTGCTGACTATTCTGGAACGAACCTTGCTGATAGTACATACCAAATGATAAGAATTGGTAATGTAGATAAGCAGGCGACTGAAGACGACAGTTATACCAGTGTAGAAAGTAGTGCGGCAACCGCGGGATATATTTCAGGAATTGTTTCAATGTCACCACTACAGGTTGATAGCGATGGGAATGGTATCTGGATGGCGAATATTCCAGCACCATCTGATTACGATATTATGTACTCATCTGTTTGCTTCCTGTACTATCGTCTCTGGGCGTGTAATGGTGATAACGACCCGCAGGCGTATTATAATGAAGTCCACGGCGGCTGTAACCCAATCCCAACGGTAACAGGAACCAATTATGCTGGCTCGCATCGTAATAGAATTATCTGGGGTGATTCAATAGCCGACCCTTACGAAAAAACATTTGATGATTCATCCGATGTTTGTAGATGCGGTAGAGTACACGACCGCGATTACGGCTGGGTAGATATTACAAGATTTGCTGGCAAAATTGTATCGCCACCACGTGTGATGATAAAATCACGAGTTACTGTTGGCGGTGTGACAAGAACAATCACAACATATCTGAAAGTAGACCCTGTAACAAAAAAGCCAACAAATATTATATCAACCCAGGTAGGAACCGATTGA